One segment of Alnus glutinosa chromosome 2, dhAlnGlut1.1, whole genome shotgun sequence DNA contains the following:
- the LOC133860775 gene encoding coumaroyl-CoA:anthocyanidin 3-O-glucoside-6''-O-coumaroyltransferase 2-like — translation MAQPYRVTVIEQSQVAPPPNSVPNTSLPLTFLDIPWLLCRPMQRLFFYQHPQSTHSFTQAILPTLKHSLSLTLRHFFPLAGNLVCPPRTHKLHILYTEGNSVPLTVAEAAGDFNHLIANYPRDVRELHPFVPQLPPTRVSSDNTRVIPLMAMQVTVFPNEGICIGITFCHVAADGRAFHHFIKSWAAICRTGGDLSCLDRSPPFHDRAVIEDPNGLEHNFLEDWWNWGSAWKDDIGLINDYGDKVRATFVLRRAHIEGLKQWVRGQSMNKEELEPLQISTFVVTCALIWVWLIKSQHSGVSNFSASSELCYFAFVADCRNRLKFPIPSTYFGNCLAICIVPLERFKLVGETGIFEAVKTIGNKVRQLETEALRGAETWLLDWKEKSETGNLVTVAGSPRLGVYETDFGWGRPKKSEVVHIDITGAISLSECRDEDGAIEVGLALSKRDIGDFTAIWEQSLKLF, via the coding sequence ATGGCTCAACCCTACAGAGTCACGGTCATAGAGCAAAGCCAGGTTGCTCCACCGCCCAACTCAGTTCCTAACACCTCTCTTCCTCTCACTTTCTTAGACATACCATGGCTTCTCTGCCGTCCCATGCAACGCCTTTTCTTCTATCAACATCCTCAATCCACCCACTCTTTCACACAAGCCATCCTTCCCACCCTCAaacactctctctccctcactctCCGACACTTCTTTCCCTTAGCCGGCAATCTGGTATGCCCTCCCCGAACCCACAAACTCCATATCCTCTACACAGAGGGAAACTCGGTCCCTTTAACCGTCGCTGAGGCTGCCGGCGATTTCAACCATCTCATAGCCAATTATCCACGGGATGTAAGAGAATTACACCCTTTCGTGCCACAGTTGCCCCCAACACGTGTCTCATCCGATAACACGCGTGTGATCCCTCTCATGGCTATGCAAGTTACAGTTTTTCCAAATGAAGGAATTTGCATTGGCATCACCTTTTGCCATGTGGCAGCTGATGGAAGGGCATTCCACCATTTCATAAAGTCATGGGCGGCCATTTGCAGGACAGGAGGAGACTTGTCTTGCCTTGACAGGTCACCACCATTCCATGACAGGGCTGTGATCGAAGACCCGAATGGGCTTGAGCACAATTTCTTGGAGGACTGGTGGAATTGGGGTTCAGCGTGGAAGGATGACATAGGTCTCATCAATGATTATGGTGACAAGGTTCGTGCCACATTTGTGCTTCGCCGAGCCCATATTGAAGGACTAAAGCAGTGGGTCAGAGGTCAAAGCATGAACAAAGAAGAATTGGAGCCTTTACAAATCTCTACATTTGTGGTAACATGTGCATTAATTTGGGtttggttgatcaaatcacaacACAGTGGAGTGAGTAATTTTTCTGCTAGTAGTGAGCTCTGCTACTTCGCTTTTGTAGCAGATTGCCGAAACCGGCTCAAGTTTCCAATACCTTCTACATATTTTGGAAACTGCCTAGCAATATGTATTGTACCACTCGAGAGGTTTAAGCTAGTGGGAGAAACTGGGATTTTCGAAGCTGTGAAAACTATTGGAAACAAAGTTCGCCAACTAGAGACTGAGGCTTTAAGAGGGGCAGAGACATGGCTCTTggattggaaagaaaaatcagaaacagGGAATCTTGTGACAGTTGCAGGCTCACCAAGATTGGGTGTTTATGAGACAGATTTTGGGTGGGGGAGGCCAAAAAAGAGTGAGGTGGTTCACATTGATATTACGGGGGCTATTTCTCTTTCTGAATGTAGAGATGAGGATGGAGCAATTGAGGTTGGTTTGGCACTCAGTAAGAGAGATATTGGTGATTTCACTGCCATCTGGGAACAGAGCTTGAAGCTATTTTGA